Proteins encoded in a region of the Acipenser ruthenus chromosome 11, fAciRut3.2 maternal haplotype, whole genome shotgun sequence genome:
- the LOC131739431 gene encoding zinc finger protein 446-like: protein MDRNALAELLQALESRRDAEERRREERYTALIERVGLAVAAATTPTTTPLMSPPKARAMKMSAEDDPEAYLVAFERLATAAAWPREFWASQLGPCLIGEAQAAYQAMSDHHATDYDLVKQAILRRLNITTETHRARFREYRRAPETRPRVVAERLCDHMVHWLTPGKKTAQQMGEAIVVEQFCHVVGAETQAWIRRHNPDTLEEAVKLAEDFEDSLTSARIGILSAPALRSSRPLPPSPPTPPPPPPTFQGPRPPRAPTPLGPLASPPWRPRLAPSWGRGAAPAPLPYQQRDRFLTYAPSVPPICFRCHQPGHLARSCPAAMECDVAACNWAPETDS, encoded by the exons atggaccgcaacgcactggcggagctgctgcaggcgctggagagcaggcgcgacgcagaggagagaaggagggaggagcgctacacggcgctcattgaacgggtagggctggccgttgctgcagcgacgacccctaccacaacaccgctgatgtcgcccccgaaggcacgggcaatgaagatgtcggcggaggatgacccggaggcgtatttggtggcgttcgagcggctggctaccgcggcggcttggccgcgggagttctgggccagccagttgggaccctgcctgattggggaggctcaggcagcctaccaagccatgagcgaccatcacgccaccgattatgacctggtcaagcaggctatcctccgccggctgaacatcaccacggagacccaccgggcgcgatttagggagtaccggagagccccggagacacgccccagggtggttgcagagcggttgtgcgaccacatggtgcattggctgacccccgggaagaagaccgcccagcagatgggggaagccattgtggtagagcaattctgccatgtggtcggcgccgaaacccaggcgtggatacggcgccacaaccccgacaccctggaggaggcggtcaaactggccgaagacttcgaggactccctgacctctgcccggatcgggatcctgtcggcccctgcccttcggagcagccgacctctccctccctctcctccaacaccaccaccaccaccccccacgttccagggacccagacctcccagagcaccgaccccattgggcccccttgcctcccccccatggagaccaaggttggcccccagctggggtagaggtgctgcccctgccccgttgccataccagcagcgggacagatttctgacctatgccccctctgtccctcctatctgttttaggtgccaccagccgggacatctggccaggtcatgccccgctgccatggagtgtgacgtggccgcgtgcaattgggcacctgaaactg acagctaa